The window CGGTCTCGCCCAGCCAGGCGAGGCTGGGCTTGGGGCGGCGCTCGAAGGTCTCGCGGTCGACCTCGACCAGCCCGAACGTCGGCGCCCAGTGGCCCCACTCGTAGTTGTCGAGGAGGCTCCAGTGCAGGTAACCGCGTACATCGACGCCGTCACCGTCGGCGATCGCCGCCTGAAGGTGCCGCAACGCCTCGTCGGTGTAGGCGATCCGGCGGGTGTCGTCGCGAGTGGCGATGCCGTTCTCGGTGACGAGGATCGGCATGCCGCCGGTGACCTCGGCGGTGTGCCGTACGGCGATGGCCAGGGCGTCGGGCCGGTAGGCGGTTCCGACGAGTGTGTTGTCGGGGTCCCGCGGGTGGGGCTCGACACCCTCCGGGCCGACCCACTGGCTGGAGTACGACTGCACGCCCACGAAGTCGTCGCCGCGTGACCCCTCCAGGTAGAGGTCCTCCCAGATGTACTCCAACTCCCGCTTCCTCTCCTCGGCCCCCGGGCGGGCGACGAAGGCGCGGTTGGCGACCGTCCAGCCGACCTTGGCGCCGGTGCGCTCGCGCAGCACCTCCCGGACGGCATGGTGCGCCTCGACCAGCCGTTCGCCGATCTTCACGTCGGGGGCCGGCGTCCTCGGCCGCGGGCCTTCCTCGTCGACGGTGGGGCTCAGCCACGGGTCGGCCGCGTGCGGGTCGTCCTGCAACGCCCGTGCCATGCCGACCATGATCGCCAGCATGTTCGGCTCGTTCATCGTGACAACCCACTCGACGCCGTCGAGGATCGGGGAGACAGCCTCGGCATACGCCCGGAACCGCTCCACGGCGCGGTCGCCGAGCCAGCCGCCCTCCTGAGCGAACCAGAGCGGGCTGGTGAAGTGGTGCAGGGTCACGACCGGGGTCAGGCCGAGCTCGAAGGCCGTCTCGATCATGCGCCGGTAGTGGGCTAGTTCCGCCCGCGAGATCATCCCGGGGACCGGCTCGATCCGGGCCCACTCGATGCCGAACCGGTAGGCGTTGAGGCCGGCGTCGGCCAGCAGTCGCATGTCCTCGCGATACCGGTGGTAGCTGTCGCAGGCGTCACCACTGCGCTCCATGCCCGGCATGTGCCCCTCGTTCGCCCAGAAGTCGCTGTTGAGGTTGTTGCCTTCGATCTGGTGCGGCGCGGTGGAGGCTCCCCAGAGGAATCCGGGGGCGAATTCGGTCATCGTCATCGTTGACTGCCTTCCTGAATGCGGGTGGTGACCCTCCGGACGGCGCCGGCGCGGGCGGCGCGGGTCGCACGGCGCGGTGGTCGGCGGCCGCCGCCCGATGAGCGTGCCGGGCACACCGCCCGGGAAGCGGAGTGCACGCGAGGGCGCTGGGTCGGGCGCCAACTATTACCAGGTGGTTGGTTTTCGGTGGGAACATAGACCCGGCGTGCAAGGGCGCGAAAGGCTGCCCTTCGACTTCGTTACCGAAGCGTTATCCGAAGCCGGCGGGTGTGTGTGCCGAACGGTCGGCGAGGCAGGGGCCCGGCGTCATCGGCTCACTCCGCGGCCCTGCCCTGCGGTCTCGGTGCTCCCGACCCCCTCGCCGGCGGGGTCTGGCCGACCGCGGGGCCGCTCGGGCGACGGGGGTGCGTCGACCTCTTCCGTCGCCGCGCCGATGGCGCCGTTCCGCTCGCCGGATGCGGAGGGTCTACGTCGCGGGCCGAACCCTGTCCGAACCCTGTCCGGCGTGAGTCATCGACTCCAGGCCATTGTGTTTCGGCCGAAGTTGTTCATAAGCTTTCCACTTGGAAGGTATTGAAACGATTCAATACCCATGGCGGGGAGGACCCCCTGCTGCAGCGCGGAGCGCTGACACGAAAGGAATCTGAGCCGTGGCCGAGGAGAACAGAACCGCGTTGACCCGCAGACAC is drawn from Streptomyces bottropensis ATCC 25435 and contains these coding sequences:
- a CDS encoding glycoside hydrolase family 1 protein: MTMTEFAPGFLWGASTAPHQIEGNNLNSDFWANEGHMPGMERSGDACDSYHRYREDMRLLADAGLNAYRFGIEWARIEPVPGMISRAELAHYRRMIETAFELGLTPVVTLHHFTSPLWFAQEGGWLGDRAVERFRAYAEAVSPILDGVEWVVTMNEPNMLAIMVGMARALQDDPHAADPWLSPTVDEEGPRPRTPAPDVKIGERLVEAHHAVREVLRERTGAKVGWTVANRAFVARPGAEERKRELEYIWEDLYLEGSRGDDFVGVQSYSSQWVGPEGVEPHPRDPDNTLVGTAYRPDALAIAVRHTAEVTGGMPILVTENGIATRDDTRRIAYTDEALRHLQAAIADGDGVDVRGYLHWSLLDNYEWGHWAPTFGLVEVDRETFERRPKPSLAWLGETARRGLN